From Raphanus sativus cultivar WK10039 unplaced genomic scaffold, ASM80110v3 Scaffold0653, whole genome shotgun sequence, a single genomic window includes:
- the LOC108853128 gene encoding aspartic proteinase-like, whose product MESENLYQKMFTVKSLFLVVIIIFELSNSSVSLTIKKTNTNVGVISLNKFQDVIFYGRISVGTPPQNFDVVFDTGSSNFWVPSTSWSAKTTYPHQKFNAKASKTYHTRPGRKEYDIAYTSGALEGTLSKDNLMLGGITLEGQDFFIGSKPDHFFTTVKFDGILGLGLPALKISGTDSVLENLVNKKLLTQRIFSIWLSSREGDGDEVQNAGQITFGGVDKKRFRGEHVYVPVLSSTGFWNISVSQFTVRGKDIKVCVPQCFAFVDSGTTDIVGPRDQIEKIYKELDITNRKIKCADIDTAPVISFNVGGNTFSLTPANYIYKFRDAKGSTVCRVHFVKPEKNGKTDSWILGAAFMQAYHTVFDFEDFKKPKIGFAKAAA is encoded by the exons ATGGAGAGTG AAAACTTATATCAAAAAATGTTCACTGTAAAGAGTCTTTTCTTGGTAGTGATAATCATTTTTGAGCTATCAAACTCCTCTGTTAGTTTAACaatcaagaaaacaaatactaatGTTGGAGTAATTAGTTTGAACAAGTTTCAGGATGTGATATTCTATGGGAGAATCAGTGTCGGCACGCCACCTCAAAACTTTGATGTAGTCTTCGACACGGGGAGCTCCAACTTTTGGGTTCCATCCACGTCGTGGTCTGCTAAAACAACCTATCCTCACCAAAAATTTAACGCAAAGGCGTCAAAGACGTACCATACACGTCCAG GAAGAAAGGAGTATGATATTGCATATACATCGGGTGCACTGGAAGGTACCCTATCCAAAGATAACCTCATGCTAGGAGGGATTACTCTTGAGGGGCAGGACTTCTTTATAGGGTCTAAGCCAGATCATTTTTTTACAACTGTAAAATTTGATGGGATACTGGGACTGGGATTACCAGCTCTGAAGATTTCTGGAACTGACTCGGTTCTGGAGAATCTGGTGAACAAAAAATTACTAACCCAACGTATATTCTCTATCTGGCTGTCTTCTCGCGAGGGAGATGGAGACGAAGTTCAAAACGCCGGTCAGATAACTTTTGGTGGAGTTGACAAAAAACGCTTCCGTGGCGAACATGTCTACGTTCCTGTATTGTCGTCGACAGGCTTTTGGAACATTTCAGTTTCCCAATTTACCGTTCGGGGAAAAGACATCAAAGTCTGTGTTCCACAATGCTTTGCATTTGTGGACTCTGGGACGACGGATATTGTTGGTCCAAGG GATCAAATCGAGAAGATCTACAAGGAACTTGATATAACGAACCGTAAAATTAAATGCGCCGACATTGACACGGCTCCCGTGATCTCTTTCAACGTCGGAGGAAATACGTTCTCACTCACTCCAGCCAAT TACATATACAAATTTCGTGATGCAAAGGGTAGCACAGTATGCCGCGTTCATTTTGTTAAGCCTGAAAAAAACGGTAAAACTGACTCTTG GATTTTGGGTGCGGCGTTCATGCAAGCATACCATACAGTCTTCGATTTTGAAGATTTCAAGAAGCCGAAGATAGGCTTTGCTAAAGCAGCAGCATAA